In a genomic window of Methanocalculus natronophilus:
- a CDS encoding DUF367 family protein yields the protein MIPLMAYRDNTCDPRKCTIKKLERYGMVRVHTKIRQVPKKTLLLDPTAGVVISPADRRWAGSITALDCSWEVLERDELTLFRNRRALPFLVAANPINFGRPFLLSSVEALAAALCILGEREQAELVLSKVAFGIRFLEVNAEPLAEYAAAGDSAGVLAVQADYL from the coding sequence ATGATCCCCCTGATGGCGTACCGGGACAATACCTGTGATCCGAGAAAGTGTACTATCAAAAAACTTGAACGGTACGGTATGGTTCGTGTGCATACAAAAATCAGGCAGGTACCAAAGAAGACACTCCTCCTTGACCCGACTGCCGGTGTTGTCATCTCGCCCGCTGACCGGAGATGGGCTGGATCCATAACCGCCCTTGATTGTTCTTGGGAGGTGCTTGAACGAGATGAGCTGACTCTTTTTCGGAATCGCCGGGCACTCCCGTTCCTTGTTGCGGCAAACCCAATTAATTTCGGCAGGCCTTTTCTCCTCTCCTCAGTCGAGGCGCTTGCCGCGGCACTCTGTATCCTTGGTGAGCGGGAGCAGGCGGAACTGGTACTCTCGAAAGTGGCCTTTGGCATCCGGTTTCTTGAGGTGAATGCAGAACCGCTTGCAGAGTATGCAGCAGCCGGGGACAGTGCCGGGGTGCTTGCCGTCCAGGCAGATTACCTCTGA
- a CDS encoding YkgJ family cysteine cluster protein: MVTIPFECSQCGDCCSYLGTVHQIEKDYGEQRYLIRNCYTGERTAVQISPGLLHRFLDDETSGERPEACPFFRFDPDERKGYCCVHLTRPAICRDYGCWRILISNADGERLGRIMGSRHLSTEDPKLLALFRDETAALSPLPDSDWDDAVILILRRAGYTVSV, translated from the coding sequence ATGGTTACTATCCCATTTGAATGCAGCCAGTGCGGGGACTGCTGCAGCTATCTCGGCACTGTCCACCAGATCGAGAAAGACTATGGCGAACAACGCTACCTCATCCGAAACTGCTATACCGGCGAGAGAACAGCGGTTCAGATCAGCCCCGGGCTGCTCCACCGCTTTCTGGACGACGAGACATCTGGAGAACGGCCGGAGGCCTGCCCGTTCTTCCGCTTTGATCCAGACGAACGCAAAGGGTACTGCTGTGTCCATCTGACCCGGCCCGCAATCTGCCGGGACTACGGCTGCTGGCGTATCCTCATATCCAATGCAGATGGAGAGCGTCTTGGCCGTATCATGGGCAGCCGCCACCTCTCAACCGAAGATCCCAAACTCCTCGCTCTCTTCAGGGATGAAACTGCAGCCCTCTCCCCGCTCCCTGATTCCGACTGGGACGACGCGGTGATCCTGATCCTGCGCCGTGCCGGGTATACCGTCTCTGTCTGA